Proteins co-encoded in one Xiphophorus couchianus chromosome 3, X_couchianus-1.0, whole genome shotgun sequence genomic window:
- the scn1ba gene encoding sodium channel, voltage-gated, type I, beta a isoform X2: protein MQFETETFGAPAGLCGGACVEVDSDTEAVANEGFKLGCISCKMRAEVPAKAVVTWFFRSSDDQDFSPLYEYEEKRGDILDSRFEERLDWNGSKNTEDLQDGSIYILNVTFNDTGTYTCTFKRTLIYTNYNFENSTTKLIHLHVVPKLTRSMASILSEVMMYVSIIGLQFWLVVEMIYCYRKISAAGEEALRETEAEYLAVASESKENCGAVQEAE, encoded by the exons ATGCAGTTTGAGACAGAAACGTTTGGAGCTCCAG CCGGCCTGTGCGGCGGCGCCTGCGTGGAGGTGGACTCGGACACGGAGGCCGTGGCCAACGAGGGCTTCAAGCTGGGCTGCATCTCCTGCAAGATGAGAGCCGAGGTGCCGGCCAAAGCCGTGGTCACCTGGTTCTTCAGGAGCTCCGACGACCAAGACTTCTCTCCG cTCTATGAGTACGAAGAGAAAAGAGGCGACATTCTCGACTCGCGTTTCGAGGAGCGTCTGGACTGGAACGGCAGCAAAAACACGGAGGACCTGCAGGACGGATCCATCTACATCCTGAACGTGACCTTCAACGACACGGGGACCTACACGTGCACCTTCAAGAGAACCCTCATTTACACCAACTATAACTTTGAGAACAGCACCACCAAGCTGATCCACCTCCACGTGGTTCCAAAAC TAACCAGAAGCATGGCGTCCATCCTGTCTGAGGTCATGATGTACGTCTCCATCATCGGGCTTCAGTTCTGGCTGGTGGTGGAGATGATCTACTGCTACAGGAAGATCTCAGCGGCCGGAGAGGAGGCGCTGAGGGAGACCGA GGCCGAGTATTTAGCCGTCGCTTCAGAGAGTAAAGAAAACTGCGGCGCCGTCCAGGAGGCAGAATGA
- the scn1ba gene encoding sodium channel, voltage-gated, type I, beta a isoform X1, giving the protein MLLLPLTLLALQAGLCGGACVEVDSDTEAVANEGFKLGCISCKMRAEVPAKAVVTWFFRSSDDQDFSPLYEYEEKRGDILDSRFEERLDWNGSKNTEDLQDGSIYILNVTFNDTGTYTCTFKRTLIYTNYNFENSTTKLIHLHVVPKLTRSMASILSEVMMYVSIIGLQFWLVVEMIYCYRKISAAGEEALRETEAEYLAVASESKENCGAVQEAE; this is encoded by the exons CCGGCCTGTGCGGCGGCGCCTGCGTGGAGGTGGACTCGGACACGGAGGCCGTGGCCAACGAGGGCTTCAAGCTGGGCTGCATCTCCTGCAAGATGAGAGCCGAGGTGCCGGCCAAAGCCGTGGTCACCTGGTTCTTCAGGAGCTCCGACGACCAAGACTTCTCTCCG cTCTATGAGTACGAAGAGAAAAGAGGCGACATTCTCGACTCGCGTTTCGAGGAGCGTCTGGACTGGAACGGCAGCAAAAACACGGAGGACCTGCAGGACGGATCCATCTACATCCTGAACGTGACCTTCAACGACACGGGGACCTACACGTGCACCTTCAAGAGAACCCTCATTTACACCAACTATAACTTTGAGAACAGCACCACCAAGCTGATCCACCTCCACGTGGTTCCAAAAC TAACCAGAAGCATGGCGTCCATCCTGTCTGAGGTCATGATGTACGTCTCCATCATCGGGCTTCAGTTCTGGCTGGTGGTGGAGATGATCTACTGCTACAGGAAGATCTCAGCGGCCGGAGAGGAGGCGCTGAGGGAGACCGA GGCCGAGTATTTAGCCGTCGCTTCAGAGAGTAAAGAAAACTGCGGCGCCGTCCAGGAGGCAGAATGA